One region of Flavobacterium pisciphilum genomic DNA includes:
- a CDS encoding heavy metal translocating P-type ATPase: MNYTQTFFSRKFLWEIVRIVIVGIASLLFYLNSIPLLVLIIAMAFGLFSLVKTAVLDLIKEKKIGTELFITIAVVISILGKEYLAGAVVLMIILIAEYIASASTQKARSSIKELIGSVPKTALIKKNNSELIVGIADLKIGDVILVKAGEKIPVDGKVITGSGSVNQAPITGESFPQEKKEGEDVFAGTILELGALDIQMTKAGMDTVFSRIIALVEDAQNKQAPIEKFTDKVASWLIPIVFIFVGTVYFFTRDVKLVIALLIFTSPAELGLATPLVTIAAIARAAREGILVKGGLFLEELAKVTTIVFDKTGTLTIGSPIVNKIEVIDTSYNENQLIQFAAAVDRRSSHPLAKAILSHADKLNLTYGEPENFQVIKGRGVSAKVENQLVLLGNKPFMEESKIPLAITSENLTDTLIYLSIGNKLAGIFYISDAIREGAKEMITGLRSSGIKNIVMLTGDNPQTAQYVSNQIGITDYRADLLPEDKINIIKELQKEGAKVAMVGDGINDAPALVQANVGIAMGAMGTEAAMEAADIVLMQDKLEKIAKARAISKRAYRTIRENIFVGVGVVHVIGITLVLLKVIGPVEAAAIHLLPDTLVFINSIKLLRVKI; encoded by the coding sequence ATGAATTATACACAAACTTTCTTCTCCCGAAAGTTCCTTTGGGAAATTGTACGGATCGTTATTGTAGGGATAGCTAGTTTACTGTTTTATCTCAACAGTATCCCGCTACTAGTTTTAATTATTGCAATGGCTTTTGGACTTTTCTCCTTAGTTAAAACAGCAGTACTGGATTTAATCAAAGAGAAAAAAATAGGTACAGAACTGTTTATAACAATTGCTGTTGTTATTTCTATTCTAGGAAAAGAATACCTGGCAGGCGCTGTAGTGTTGATGATCATTCTTATTGCCGAATACATTGCAAGTGCAAGTACACAAAAAGCCAGATCCTCGATCAAAGAACTTATCGGTTCTGTTCCTAAAACGGCTCTAATTAAAAAAAACAACTCAGAACTGATAGTCGGTATAGCAGACCTCAAAATTGGGGATGTCATTTTAGTAAAAGCCGGTGAAAAAATACCGGTAGATGGAAAAGTAATTACAGGATCAGGTTCTGTTAATCAAGCTCCGATAACAGGAGAAAGTTTTCCTCAGGAAAAAAAAGAGGGAGAAGATGTTTTTGCTGGTACAATACTCGAGCTCGGTGCTCTTGATATTCAAATGACTAAAGCTGGGATGGACACGGTTTTTTCGCGAATTATTGCTTTGGTCGAAGATGCCCAAAATAAGCAGGCGCCTATTGAAAAATTCACAGATAAAGTGGCATCGTGGCTTATTCCTATTGTATTTATCTTTGTTGGAACGGTTTATTTTTTTACTCGTGATGTCAAGCTTGTAATTGCGCTGCTAATCTTTACTTCTCCTGCCGAACTGGGTCTGGCGACACCATTAGTTACTATTGCAGCAATTGCACGTGCAGCCAGAGAAGGAATTTTAGTAAAAGGTGGTTTGTTTTTGGAAGAGCTTGCCAAAGTGACCACGATTGTTTTTGACAAGACTGGAACATTGACCATAGGAAGTCCAATAGTCAACAAAATAGAAGTGATTGATACCTCTTACAATGAAAACCAGCTTATTCAATTTGCAGCTGCAGTTGACAGGCGCTCCAGCCATCCTTTGGCAAAAGCCATCTTAAGCCATGCAGACAAACTAAATCTTACGTATGGAGAACCTGAAAACTTTCAAGTCATCAAAGGACGAGGTGTTTCAGCCAAGGTAGAGAACCAACTTGTGTTGTTAGGGAACAAACCTTTCATGGAAGAGAGCAAAATCCCATTGGCTATAACCTCAGAAAATTTAACCGATACTCTCATCTATCTTTCCATCGGCAATAAACTCGCTGGGATATTCTATATCTCTGATGCCATACGCGAGGGTGCTAAAGAAATGATTACTGGTCTAAGATCTAGCGGTATTAAAAACATTGTTATGCTTACCGGCGATAATCCGCAAACTGCCCAATATGTTTCCAATCAAATAGGTATTACTGATTACAGGGCTGATTTATTGCCAGAAGACAAGATTAACATCATAAAAGAATTACAGAAAGAGGGTGCTAAAGTGGCTATGGTAGGAGATGGAATTAATGATGCTCCCGCCTTGGTTCAGGCAAATGTAGGTATAGCAATGGGTGCAATGGGGACAGAAGCAGCAATGGAAGCTGCCGATATTGTACTGATGCAGGATAAATTGGAAAAAATTGCCAAAGCACGTGCAATTAGTAAAAGAGCTTATCGTACTATCCGTGAAAATATTTTTGTAGGGGTTGGAGTTGTTCACGTCATTGGAATAACTTTAGTTCTGCTTAAAGTAATCGGACCCGTTGAGGCGGCCGCTATCCATTTACTTCCCGATACATTAGTTTTTATTAACTCTATAAAACTCCTTCGGGTTAAGATTTAA
- a CDS encoding TolC family protein yields the protein MKRICIIASFCFFITISGNAQQNISIEKALEKALQNNVKAKNAKLNSDYLQKMTKTGYDISNTGIVGEYGQFNTNMNDVKIGVSQSIKFPTIYRRQKQLLIEQAKTGQWNEALLKKEITKEVTVVFYEMVYLKEKEKLLLKSDSIYSEFLRKSTLRFNKGESNILEKSTAENQSGQIQIQLQELQNDFKMLQIQFKYLLNEDTDFIPTCDRFKMDLQENLDKNALDNQPIIKIREQEVSVNKAEISLEKSKKLPELIGGVYWQTFKTNTAFQDSYDGFYGQFGVAIPLFNSSIRNRQKALETTTQITENNLHLEKLKLQNRYQELILQYKKYKETILYYENKALKNVDLVTDAANKKFINGDINYLEWVMLINQNTEIQGNYIEAVKRLNSSIIEINSLTN from the coding sequence ATGAAAAGGATATGTATAATTGCCTCATTTTGTTTTTTCATAACTATTTCCGGTAACGCCCAACAAAATATATCCATTGAGAAGGCTCTTGAAAAGGCATTGCAGAACAACGTAAAAGCAAAAAACGCTAAACTTAATTCCGATTATCTTCAAAAAATGACCAAGACAGGATATGATATTTCCAATACGGGTATCGTGGGAGAATATGGACAATTTAACACGAACATGAACGATGTCAAAATTGGTGTTTCACAGAGCATTAAATTCCCGACAATCTACAGGAGGCAAAAGCAGCTTTTGATCGAACAAGCAAAAACCGGACAGTGGAATGAGGCACTGTTAAAAAAAGAAATAACTAAGGAAGTTACGGTTGTATTCTATGAAATGGTGTATCTCAAAGAAAAAGAAAAACTCTTACTTAAAAGCGATAGTATCTATTCTGAATTCTTGAGAAAATCAACCCTGCGTTTTAACAAAGGGGAAAGTAACATTTTAGAAAAATCAACCGCTGAGAATCAATCCGGACAAATACAGATTCAGCTACAAGAGCTGCAAAATGATTTTAAAATGCTTCAGATACAATTTAAGTATTTGTTAAATGAAGATACTGATTTTATACCAACATGTGATAGATTCAAAATGGACTTACAAGAAAATTTAGACAAAAACGCCCTTGATAACCAACCAATCATTAAGATAAGGGAGCAGGAAGTAAGTGTCAATAAAGCAGAAATCTCATTAGAAAAATCAAAAAAACTTCCAGAACTTATTGGCGGTGTATATTGGCAGACATTCAAAACCAATACTGCTTTTCAGGATAGCTATGATGGTTTTTACGGTCAGTTTGGTGTAGCGATTCCTTTATTTAATTCTTCAATTCGAAACAGACAAAAAGCATTAGAAACAACCACACAAATTACGGAAAACAATTTGCATTTAGAAAAACTAAAGCTGCAAAATCGTTATCAGGAATTAATTCTGCAATATAAAAAGTATAAAGAAACTATCCTCTATTATGAAAACAAAGCATTAAAAAATGTAGATTTAGTAACCGATGCTGCTAATAAAAAATTCATCAATGGAGATATCAACTATTTAGAATGGGTGATGCTTATCAATCAAAATACTGAAATTCAAGGCAACTATATTGAAGCTGTTAAAAGGCTCAATAGCAGTATTATTGAAATCAATTCATTAACGAATTAA